The stretch of DNA GCTGCTTCTGGATTGCCGCCCGGAGCTCGATGCGCTGCACAGCGTCTCGCAGCAGCCGTTCGATCTGGATTCGCTGGGGCTGGAGCTTTTGGTTGTCGATACGCAGGCAAGCCACCAACTCAACGACGGCCAGTACGAGGCTCGCCGCAGTATGTGCGAACAGGCGGCGAAGACGCTTGGCGTTGAAAACCTGCGGGTAATCGCCGACAGAATTTCCCAGAGCGCAGGTGACGACGCCGATGCCGTGCAGGCCGCGCTGCAGGAAGTGCTCGACAAGCTGCCGGATGAGACGATGAAGAAGCGTGTGCGCCACGTTCTCACCGAGATCTGGCGTGTGCCCGAATTTGTGAGTGCGTTCGCGGCCGGGGATGTCAAGAAGGCCGGGAGTCTCTTCAACGCCTCCCACGATTCGCTGGCCAAGGACTACGAGGTCACCGTCCCCGAGCTGGATGTGGCGGTCGACGTCGCACGCAAGCACGGCGCATACGGTGCCCGTATGACCGGAGGCGGTTTCGGCGGATCCATCATCGCACTGGTCGACAAAGGCCAGGGGCATGCCATCGCCCAGGCCATCGCCGATGAGTTTGCGCATCAGGGCTTCCATGCCCCACGCGCTTTGGCGGCTGTCGCCTCGGATTCCGCACATAAAGAGGCATGAACCCAATCAATACTATAAATGCGATAAGTGAACCTAAATTGTAACGATATTGCAAACATAAAGTATGTATTGTCGTACAAATTTACGATAATTCCGCAGAAGTTGTGATGAACCTGCGATATGCGTAAAGGGGCTGTGAACGCTGGTGGAGATAGCGTCACAGCCCTTTTGCGTTGCTGCGATCCTCGCCTAATCTGGCAAGCGCTAGGAGGATTGTGCGTATGCGTTTGCGGGATTTTGGTTTGACGCGGTTCAGCGGTTTTGGTGACTTCGGATTTGTTGGAGCCGTTCGATGAACGGGGCGCAGGTTCGGCAAGATTGTGCGATAAGTGGCGGCAAGACGCGGATCAATGATGACGACGTGGTCATTGCCGCTTCGTGGCGTACGGGGACCGGCAGATTCCGCGGCGCGTTGAGCGGCATGAGCGCGGTGGAAATGGCGACCGATCTGGTCAAACGCGGATTGCGGTGTTCCGGTCTGTCCGCTGACATCTTTGATCAGGTGATTCTGGGCAACGTGCTCGGTACCGGTTCCAAACAGAACGTGGCACGGCAGGTGCAGCTCGGCGCGGGTATGCCGATCACCGGCACGGCTATGACCATCAACCAGGTCTGTGGTTCCGGGCTCAAGGCCATTCGCCTGGCCCAAAGCGCCATCGCGATGGGCGATGCCAGCGTGGTGCTCGCCGGCGGCGCGGAAAGCATGTCGAATGCGACCGCTTTCGCGCGACGTGTCGGCAAAAACGAATTTGACTTCAATCACTGGCACGACACGTTGCATTATGATGCGCTCAACGATGCCTTCGGCGATTATGCGATGGGGGTCACCGCCGAAAACCTTGCGCAACGTTTCGGTGTGGGGCGTGAGGTGTTGGACCAATATGCGGTTGATTCGCAGCGCAAGGCTTCTACGGCTTGGGATGCCGGTTGTTTTGACGACGAAGTCCTGCCGGTCGGTGGCCTTGAACGAGACGAGACCATGCGGCCGGGCACGAGCATGGAGGGGCTGGCCAAGCTCAAGCCGGTTTACGATTCCGACGGTATCGTCACTGCTGGTAATACATCGCCGTTAAGCGATGGGGCGGCGGTGATGGTGGTCACCACGATGGCCAAGGCACGTGAGCTGGGACTGAAGGCGCAAGCGGTGATTCGCGGATACGCCGAAGTCGGCTACCGGCCCGATCAGATGGGTTATGCCACGATTCCGGCCATCAAGAAGGTGCTGGAACGCTGCGCACAACGCGTTTCCGACATCGACTTGTACGAAGTCAACGAGGCGTTTGCTACCCAAGCATGGCTGACGCGCGAGCAGCTGGGCATCGACCCGGCGCGTTACAACATTTCCGGCGGCGCGCTCGCACTGGGGCATGCGCTGGGAGCTTCCGGGGCCAGAATATTGACCACGCTGGTTCATAATCTGCGCCGCACAGGCAAGTCCCTCGGCGTTGCGGCGCTGTGCGTTGGCGGCGGGCAAGGCGTGGCCATGGAAGTGGAGAACATACGATGACGAAATTCTATGAGCTTTCCACTGCGAATCGGCTCGCGCAATTACGTGCCGAAGACTCGATCGATGATGACGACCTGCGTGTTTTGACCGACGAACCGGCGTTGCCGACCGCGGTGGCCGCGAATATGGTGGAAAACCAGATCGGCAATTTTCCGGTCCCGCTCGGCCTGGCCGACCATTTTGTCATCGACGGCGAGGCATTGCGGGTCCCGATGGCCGTCGAGGAACCGTCCGTAATCGCCGCCGCCAGTAACGCCGCGCAACGCATCGCCCGCGCCGGCGGTTTTCGTACGTCCATACGCCGTGACGGTATCATCGCGCAGATCGTGTTTACCGGTATTCCCGCCAGTCCCGAGGTTTTGCAAATGTTTGTACGCGAGCACGAAGCGGAAATCCGCAAGGTCGCGCACAACGCGCACCCAAGTTTGCAGACGCACGGGGGAGGGTTGCGCAAAGTCAGCGTTTCTGCGTCGGCAGAAGGGTTCGAGGAAATCGACCTGCTGATTGACCCGGGCGACGCGATGGGTGCCAACGTGGTCAATACGATCGCCGAAGCCGTCGCAAAGTATTGTGCCGAGCGGCTTGATGGGCTCGACCTGCTGATGGCGATACTTTCCAACAAAACCGAAAACCAGCGTGCGCGTTCCGAGGCGCGTATCGATTTCGGCAATCTGCCCACCCGGGATATGGACGGCGAGGAAGTCGCGCATCATATCGTCGCGGCGGCCCGGTTCGCCGAGGTCTCGCCGCTGCGCGCGGCCACACACAATAAGGGCATCATGAACGGCATCAACGCCGTGGTGCTGGCGACCGGCAACGACACCAGAAACATCAGCGCCGCTGCCTACGCAGATTTGAACGAGCAACGCAAAACTTGGACGAAATGGTCCATCGACGAGGAACGTC from Bifidobacterium sp. ESL0728 encodes:
- the galK gene encoding galactokinase, encoding MRDVQYLEPLDAKDAVGEVAELFVDTFNEAPAGVWSAPGRVNLIGEHTDYNAGLCLPIALPYRTFIAVAPKESGVVRVVSSFGDRKPVIVDLDGLKARDVDGWAAYPIGVAWALREAGFDAVKGFDAAFVSCVPVGGGLSSSAAMTCSTALALDDIYKLGFGGSDSGRVTLIAAAMKAENDMAGASTGGLDQNASMRCTANHALLLDCRPELDALHSVSQQPFDLDSLGLELLVVDTQASHQLNDGQYEARRSMCEQAAKTLGVENLRVIADRISQSAGDDADAVQAALQEVLDKLPDETMKKRVRHVLTEIWRVPEFVSAFAAGDVKKAGSLFNASHDSLAKDYEVTVPELDVAVDVARKHGAYGARMTGGGFGGSIIALVDKGQGHAIAQAIADEFAHQGFHAPRALAAVASDSAHKEA
- a CDS encoding thiolase family protein yields the protein MNGAQVRQDCAISGGKTRINDDDVVIAASWRTGTGRFRGALSGMSAVEMATDLVKRGLRCSGLSADIFDQVILGNVLGTGSKQNVARQVQLGAGMPITGTAMTINQVCGSGLKAIRLAQSAIAMGDASVVLAGGAESMSNATAFARRVGKNEFDFNHWHDTLHYDALNDAFGDYAMGVTAENLAQRFGVGREVLDQYAVDSQRKASTAWDAGCFDDEVLPVGGLERDETMRPGTSMEGLAKLKPVYDSDGIVTAGNTSPLSDGAAVMVVTTMAKARELGLKAQAVIRGYAEVGYRPDQMGYATIPAIKKVLERCAQRVSDIDLYEVNEAFATQAWLTREQLGIDPARYNISGGALALGHALGASGARILTTLVHNLRRTGKSLGVAALCVGGGQGVAMEVENIR
- a CDS encoding hydroxymethylglutaryl-CoA reductase, degradative; translated protein: MTKFYELSTANRLAQLRAEDSIDDDDLRVLTDEPALPTAVAANMVENQIGNFPVPLGLADHFVIDGEALRVPMAVEEPSVIAAASNAAQRIARAGGFRTSIRRDGIIAQIVFTGIPASPEVLQMFVREHEAEIRKVAHNAHPSLQTHGGGLRKVSVSASAEGFEEIDLLIDPGDAMGANVVNTIAEAVAKYCAERLDGLDLLMAILSNKTENQRARSEARIDFGNLPTRDMDGEEVAHHIVAAARFAEVSPLRAATHNKGIMNGINAVVLATGNDTRNISAAAYADLNEQRKTWTKWSIDEERRQLVGHIDIPLPLGSVGGAMSTLPMAKLSLKLLHNPDASRLMGIVASVGLASNLSAMRALVTRGIQEGHMNLQFKSLAMSAGAKPDELEQVVAALRADSSNASLETATSLLNQMRNTLK